A stretch of Shewanella dokdonensis DNA encodes these proteins:
- a CDS encoding EAL domain-containing protein: MSLSRKMLFAVLAVFVAGFFTLQYATYIFIQRESEEELLQSAERIRALLMATRRVYHHQFLESGLPLTDKTLGFLPAHALGLISKDIPNWEDSGFSFDNVSNIPRNADHQADAIEQAALSYFKQHPQAQRLFVPFTDKQGRQFYHYARPIWVEPYCLTCHGSKASAPATIRAHYDAAYNYQVGDLRGIVSIKIPGAIVMQRVQHIFSMQFWWIFCSSVLLLLVIFLLIKRNVIWPIAKLNQGIESMGDQAQVEQLEALPGEFSRIGHAFNQMVARIKMKEAALKESESKFRTLVEVAQDGVLQANQRGEVIFCNRAAELLFGYREDEMVGKPLANLIPSRYLPQRFANGGLTLGRSTADVGRISEVVGMHRNGQPLQIEMSLSSWQQGGETYFVAVMRDITERKQAEEQIRTLAFYDPLTALPNRRLLLERLKIARTNSARNGRYDAILLLDLDNFKMLNDTHGHSVGDRLLVEVAKRIQQILPKQDTMARIGGDEFVILLEGLAPAMCDAVTEATTIANNVREQLLKPFDIDLLLNGYMATVSIGVTVFCGDGLSIDEMLTQVDMALNKAKAGGRNNIQFFDATIQQAISRRSHIEHGLKQAISRHELRLYYQPQVDSNGTMFGVEALLRWQKANGELVSPEQFIPVAEESGLINEIGLWVLQQACRQLVSWQQSSQTQALSIAINVSARQFLRSNYAAEVLYELTQSGARGERLKLELTESAVLQDVDAAKQKILQLKAVGVQFSLDDFGTGYSSLAYLKQLPVDQVKIDRSFVKDVTDNSGDAAIVEAILGICDSLALEAIAEGVETATQRDFLLQHGCGNFQGFFFSKPLPIEELMATFFPHSD; this comes from the coding sequence ATGTCACTCAGCCGCAAGATGTTATTTGCTGTGCTGGCGGTGTTTGTCGCAGGCTTTTTTACGCTGCAGTACGCCACTTATATTTTTATCCAGCGAGAATCCGAAGAAGAGCTGTTGCAATCAGCTGAACGGATCCGCGCCTTGCTGATGGCGACTCGGCGGGTTTATCACCATCAGTTTCTCGAAAGCGGTCTGCCGTTAACGGATAAAACCTTAGGATTTCTGCCTGCGCATGCGCTGGGATTAATCTCCAAAGATATCCCCAATTGGGAAGATTCCGGTTTTTCATTCGACAATGTCTCCAATATTCCCCGTAATGCTGATCACCAAGCGGATGCCATTGAACAGGCCGCGCTTAGTTATTTTAAGCAACACCCGCAAGCGCAACGTCTGTTTGTGCCCTTCACCGATAAACAGGGGCGACAGTTTTATCATTATGCCCGGCCAATTTGGGTGGAACCCTATTGCTTGACCTGCCACGGTAGCAAGGCGTCTGCGCCAGCAACCATTCGGGCGCATTATGATGCGGCCTACAACTACCAGGTGGGCGATTTGCGCGGCATTGTCAGCATCAAAATTCCCGGTGCGATTGTGATGCAAAGAGTGCAGCACATTTTCTCCATGCAGTTTTGGTGGATTTTTTGCTCTAGCGTGTTACTGCTCCTGGTGATTTTCCTGTTGATCAAACGCAACGTCATCTGGCCAATTGCTAAATTAAACCAGGGCATTGAAAGCATGGGCGACCAAGCCCAGGTTGAGCAGTTGGAAGCATTACCCGGTGAATTTAGCCGTATTGGTCATGCTTTCAACCAGATGGTGGCTCGTATCAAAATGAAAGAAGCCGCGTTGAAGGAAAGTGAATCTAAGTTTCGCACCTTGGTTGAAGTGGCGCAGGACGGTGTGCTGCAAGCTAATCAGCGCGGTGAGGTGATCTTCTGCAACCGCGCGGCCGAATTGCTGTTCGGTTATCGTGAAGATGAGATGGTTGGCAAACCTTTAGCCAATTTGATCCCCAGCCGTTATCTGCCACAGCGATTCGCCAATGGTGGCTTAACCCTTGGCCGCTCAACGGCAGATGTGGGGCGCATCAGCGAAGTGGTCGGGATGCATCGCAATGGCCAACCACTGCAAATCGAGATGTCGCTAAGTAGCTGGCAGCAAGGAGGCGAAACCTATTTTGTGGCGGTAATGCGCGATATTACTGAACGCAAACAAGCGGAGGAACAGATCCGCACTCTGGCATTTTACGATCCTTTGACCGCATTGCCCAATCGCCGATTATTGCTGGAACGGCTGAAAATCGCCCGGACTAACAGTGCTCGCAATGGCCGCTATGATGCGATTCTGCTGCTGGATCTCGACAATTTCAAAATGCTCAATGACACACATGGGCACAGTGTAGGCGACCGGCTATTGGTTGAAGTCGCTAAGCGTATTCAACAGATATTGCCTAAACAGGACACGATGGCGCGCATCGGCGGCGATGAATTTGTCATTCTGTTGGAAGGTCTAGCGCCGGCAATGTGTGACGCGGTTACTGAGGCGACCACCATTGCAAATAATGTCCGTGAGCAATTATTAAAGCCATTTGATATCGATCTGTTGCTTAACGGCTACATGGCAACCGTCAGCATCGGGGTGACGGTTTTTTGTGGTGACGGCCTCTCCATCGATGAAATGTTGACGCAGGTGGATATGGCGCTCAACAAGGCTAAGGCCGGAGGTCGCAATAATATTCAGTTTTTTGATGCGACCATTCAGCAGGCCATATCGCGGCGCAGTCATATTGAGCATGGGCTGAAACAGGCCATTTCACGGCATGAATTACGCCTGTATTATCAGCCGCAGGTGGATAGCAACGGCACTATGTTTGGGGTGGAAGCGCTACTGCGCTGGCAAAAAGCCAATGGGGAACTGGTGTCTCCAGAGCAGTTTATTCCGGTGGCGGAAGAGTCTGGACTCATCAACGAAATAGGCTTGTGGGTGTTACAGCAAGCTTGTCGGCAACTCGTGAGTTGGCAGCAGTCATCTCAGACTCAGGCGTTGAGCATTGCTATCAATGTGAGTGCCCGGCAGTTTTTACGCAGCAATTATGCTGCCGAAGTGTTGTATGAACTGACGCAGTCTGGGGCGCGCGGGGAACGGTTAAAGCTGGAGCTGACAGAAAGCGCGGTATTGCAAGATGTGGATGCTGCCAAGCAAAAAATTCTGCAACTAAAAGCCGTTGGGGTGCAGTTTTCCCTGGATGATTTTGGAACCGGGTATTCCTCTCTGGCCTACTTGAAACAACTGCCGGTAGATCAGGTGAAGATTGACCGATCATTTGTAAAGGATGTAACGGATAACAGTGGGGATGCGGCTATTGTGGAGGCCATTCTTGGCATTTGCGACTCATTGGCGCTGGAAGCGATTGCCGAAGGGGTAGAAACCGCCACTCAGCGAGATTTTCTGTTACAGCATGGCTGCGGCAATTTTCAGGGATTTTTCTTCAGTAAACCGTTACCGATAGAGGAATTGATGGCAACTTTCTTTCCCCATTCCGACTGA